A segment of the uncultured Desulfobulbus sp. genome:
GTTCGGGAGCGGTGGCCTTACGCACATGCAGGGTGCAACCGTCGCGTTGGCTGAAAGTGGCGCTTACCCGTTGCTGGACAGCGAGTATGTTGCGCAGCGATGCCCAGCTTTCGTTGATACTGTGGGCCTTGAGTTTGCACCTCACGGCCTGGACCGCCTGATAGGCCAACACGGTGATGAACAGGTGTCCTTCAGCCCGATCCTCCTTGTGATGGTAGATCGGACGTAGCCCCAATTCGGATTTGAGGCTGCGGAACACTGCCTCCAGATCAGTGAGCATGGTATAGGTCTGCCACAACTTGGCCGCGTCCCAAGTCAGTTCGTTGGTGCGCAGGCAGTAAACGCCGGGATGGGTGAGCATACTGCCCTCTCCCGGCAACCGCTCCCAGGTAAGGCCAATGGCCTTGGTGCCGCCGGCATCGGGGATCAGCTCGATGCGATAGTGCTGGCCAACACCATGGGATTTGGCAACCAGGCGGCCGATGCGCAGTAACAGCTTGTCGCGGTCCTTGGTGGTGCGCGGTTTGTTCAGACCATCGGCAATCTTGGTCAACTCCTGCTCGAACTGATCGATAAAAGCGTTGGTTGATAGCCTCTTCCTTGTTTTGCCGTTCTTCTGAGTGACAGTAGAGCCTGGCTTCTGTGCCCTCTTCATTCAGCACCCGCTGGATGCGGATGGTCTGACCACAGGCGGAGGACGTCTCCACGGCGTCATTGGCATCAAATTTCCGAACACGCTCCCGGCTGACCACCAGATAACGATATTGGTGGTCTACAAGCCAGGTGATGTTCTCCTCGGTGGCGATACCCCTGTCCATAATCACCAGGGCCGAGGCAGGGGCATTGAGCCCTTCGAGCATCTCGGCAAGCGTTGTCCCCTCAACGACGTTGCCGGCAAACATCCGTGAACGCCGGACGAAGCCGCTGCCGTCCAGCACCAGACCGAGGGTCACCAAGGGGCAATCCGAGCGTTTTTCCTTGGAATGTCCCCGTTTGGCCTTGTGGTTGCTGCCCATCTCCCCCTCGAAATACGTATTGGTCAGATCGTAGAGGGTGACGGTTGACGGCAGGGAAAACAACGTGTCGATACGCTGAAAGAGCATCTCCTCAATGGTCTGCCGGTGCTTGACCAGCAGATCCGAGGTCCGGTAGAGGCGCATCAGGGGCATTGCCTCGAAATCAACATCGAGTAATTCGCCAAGGCCGCTGCGTTCCCGCAGCCAGTGCCAGGTGGACAACTCGCTGCCCGGAGCGGCCATGCGGCCAATCACACTGCCGATAGCTGCCGCCTGCTGAACGCCGTTGAGGCCAACCATTGCAAGTATGTTGGCGAAATCAAGCCAATTCAAGGCAGCCTTGCCCACATGCTCAACCCCGATCGACCGAGGCCGGACCAACTCCAGCGAGTTGACATCCACCTCCTGATAGTCGGCATCGGTTTTGGCGTCCGCCTCGAAATTTTGGTTGCTCAACCGTGCGGCATAGCGCTGCGCCAGGGGTTCGATTTCGCTCGGCGCTGGCATGAGCGACATCTGCCCGGAGAGGATTTGCTCGATGCGTGTGCACAACTCCGGCCAGTGCTCCCGGGCAAGGGAAAAGTTGCTCCCCAGGTTCAGCAGGGTTCGCTGCCGTACCTTGCCCTCGATACGCTCCGAGGCCACCAGGCGGAAGGTATAATAGGCCTCCCCCGAAGCGGCGTTGCTGGTTTTGGTTTGTCGAATAAACATGAAGTGATGGCGTCGTAAAAAGTATTTCTATTTAACTGGTTAATTTTCCAGGATTAACGTCTGGATTACCATTGTCATTTTTCTCGCATTCTGTTAATATATTTGCGTAATATCAATTAAATGCGAGACGAGATAATGTTTCACGTGAAAAACCACAAACAGCTCAACATCCTCGACCCATGGGCCCATTTGGGACCCAAACGACGCGCCCTCCTGGACAACTCATGGGCAGGTCTTTTTCAGAAGCATATCCTGCCTGAACTCCCGGTGGAGTCCCTGCGCCACCATTATCATGACTACAATGGCCGACCCACCAAGGAACTGTATGCCATGATGGGGGTGATGATCCTCCAGCAAATGCATGATTGTACTGATCAGGAGGCGGTTGAGCAGTTCTGTTTCAATATCCAGTGGCACTATGCCCTCAACATCACCTCGTGCTCCGACGCGGCTGTATACCTCAGCCACAAAACGCTCTGGACCATGCGCGATCACCTGGCCTCGGATGCGAGCTATGCCGAGATATTTGATGCCTCCCTGGGCATCCTGGCCAAGTTGCTCAAGGCCGATATGAATAAGCAGCGCATGGACTCGGTGCATGTCAAATCCAACATGCGCAATCTGGGTCGTATCGGGTTGTTCACCAAAACGATCAAGAAGTTCCTCGTCAACCTGAAGCGACACCACCGGGAACACTTTGATCAACTCGACACGGAGTTGACCCAACGGTATCTGAGCAAATCGCAGGCGTCTTTGTTCGCCATGGTCAAACCCACCGAGTCCACCCGCACCCTTGATCAGTTGGCTGCGGATGTGCTGCTCTTGACCGAGCGTTTTGCCGCCGTGGACGAGGTCAGCACCATGCAGAGCTTCAAACTGCTGAGCCGGTTGTTCGCCGAACAGTGTGTCATCGAGGAAGACACCACCGCCGATTCTGGCAAGAAAGCCGTGGCCCGGCCGAACAAGGAGGTGCCCTCCGATTCACTGCAAAACCCCTCCGATGCGGATGCCGGCTACAGCAGTCATAAAGGCCAAGGGTATCAGGTGCAGTTGGTGGAAAACTACACCACCACCGATGAGCGTGGACCATCCCTGATCACGCAGGTGGCGGTGGAATCCGCGGATCAGCATGATGCCAATGCCCTCCTGCCCGCCTTGGCCCAACTGGAGCAGAAGGCGATGCTGCCGCAGCAAATGCTGGCCGATTCCCTCTACGGCAGCGACAGCAATTGTGAAACGGCCCTGCAGGAGCATCAGGTGGCAGTCATCTCCCCGGTCATGCCGGGCAATCAGAAGAAGTTCAACCTGACCGAATTCACCCTTGATGACCAGGGCAAGGTTCTCACCTGCCCCCAGGTCACGGCACCCGACACGGTGAAGAAATCAAAATCCGGCTACAGCGCACTCTTCCCCATCGCTGTTTGTCAGAACTGCTCCTCGTTTGACCGGTGCCCCGTCTCCATCGGAAAAAAGGGCTATTACTACCGCTACACCGACAAGGATATCCGCCTGGCCCGACGGCGACAGGAAGAAGAAAGCCCGGAGTTCAGGGAGAAGTACCGGTACCGGGCCGGCGTTGAGGCGACCATGTCGGAATTCGACCGGCGCACCGGTGTCAAACATCTCCGGGTTCGTGGCATGAAAGCAGTGCGGTTTGCCGCCTTCATGAAGGCCATCGGCTTGAACATATTGCGGGCCAGCAGGCACTGGGGCGTGAAAACCAGCCCAATGACGTCCTTTTACAGCCTATTTTTTTTCTCTTTGGCTTTCCAAGCATATTTCAAAGAACTTTTTCGGGAAGACTTCTCAACAAGAACTCACGAAGGCACAAACTTTCAACCAGTCGCTTCTTTTCGAGCGAATTGGGCGGTTTGACTTTTTACGAGGTCATCATGAAGTGAATAGAGCCATGTTTACCTGAAAAAGTCAATAGCCTTTATAAAAATTATGGCACTACAAACAGGTTTTCCTGAATTTTTTATTGAAATTATTGAGTTTTTTCGACGGAAATAGCTCAAAAAAGAAGAGATTAGGTATCCCTATGTTAAATATGGGTTAAGAGCAACGGTAGCGTCCTCAAATTTGGGTAAAATTGGAGATTCTTGAGGTTTCAGATAGTAGGGTTAATCTTGGAAGATCTGGCGCTGATTATTCTGCGCAGCATGTGAGATGGTGTTAGGCTGGGGGAGAGTACGCAAACCAACAGAACCAATAAATACTGACCAGCGGTAACCAATATGAGAAATGCAATCATCCGATCCACGGGATCCTATGCTCCAGCTTTGACCCTGCCGAATAGCTACTTTAACACATTACTTGGTGAAGATGTCAGTACCTGGCTGGAGACCAACCTGACCATACGGGAACGCAGATGGTGTAGTGAGGACGAATCCACCGCTGACTTGTGTGTTGAAGCTGGTAAAAAAGCGTTGCGCAATGCGGGAATAGAGGCATCTGCACTTGACTTAATCATCGTCGGCACGGATACGCCGGAACACATATCTCCCTCCACGGCATCAGCGGTTCACTATCGACTGGGAGCAATCAATGGCGGCGCTTTTGATTTGAATGCTGCCTGTTCAAGTTTTGTGACAGGGTTAGAGGTTGCCAGCCGGTATATCCGATCAGGAAGTGACTACTCCACCATCCTTATCATTGGCGGGTATGCTATGAGCAAATACTTAAACAAGAAAGATAAAAAAACAGTTTCTCTTTTTGCTGATGGTGCGGGAGCTGCTGTGCTTACCGCAGTTGAGGGTGGCAACCGGGGATTCTTGGGGGCCAAACAATTTACAGAAGGCCAGTATCATGAGTGGATGGGTATCTATTCGGGGGGGACGCATTACCCCATATCTCCCCAAGCTTTAGCCCATGGCGATCAGTATATGCAATTCACTAGAAGATTCCCGGAAGACAAAAATGTTGAAACCTGGACAGAGATGATTCGCTCCTTGTGTCTAGAACTTGCCATTAAACCGAATGATATCGATCATTATTTCATGACCCAGATCAACATAAATAGCATTTATGGAACAATGGATGCCCTCAACCTCGATCGCCGCAAAGCCTATACAATCATGGATAGATTTGCGTATACCGGTGCGGCGTGCATCCCCATGGCTATCGATGAAGCGGTTCAGGACGGAACGCTGAAAAGAAATGACTTAATCCTCCTGATCACCTCAGGCGGAGGACTCTCTTTTACCGCCGCCGTATTTCGCTATTGAGGTGGGGGAGAAGGTGGGCATGACGAGAATCTCGCACTTTTTCTTATCTAACTGGAGTTTGGAGTTTCAGATCGCCCCGGCCGGTAGGTGAATTTTAGGGGGGGGGTAACCTGAAAAAAATACAAAAAAATATTGACATAGCTGCCAAGGTGCGGCAGCCGCGCTTTCTAAGGAAAGCGCGGCCTTCAGAAGAGAACAACTTCACTCTTCTGGAGGCCGCCATGGGCAACAAGGGATATGGCAGTATCCCCGGGACCCTGTTTGAATGTATCACATTCCTTGCCAGGGCTCTACCGGTACGTTCCGTTCCAACCTTTATCGAACTGCTGATCGGTGCCATGCTCACCCAGACCGGGTTTGTTACCGGAGCCTGGCTGGCGATCAGACCGCGACGCAGTTGGAGCGCCTATTACAAATGGCTCCAGGAAGGCAAGTGGTCCTGGGTCGCTCTTGGGGTGCAGATGGCCCGGATGGTGGTGACCTTCTTTCTCCAACTGGTCTGGTTCCTGATCATTGACGACACCTTCGTCTACCGAGCCTCCCGGAAGGCGCCGGGAAGCGGAATCTATCACCAGCACGGCAACAAGGCCAATCGACCCCAGTATGCACGTGGCCAATGCTGGGTGAGCATGGCCCTGTCGGTAACCAGGGGCAAAAAGCACTCGGCGATCCCTTTGCTCTCCCGGCTGATGCGCACCGACGGCAACACCGGCAAGCTCGATGCGGCCAAGGTCCTGCTCAAGACCGTGGCACGGGTGTTCACCGGCAAAAAGGTCTGCCTCCTGGTGGACAGTTGGTATATGAAGTACCCTTTGATCTCCTTTGTCCTGGCCCTTGGTTTTCAGGTGATCGGCCAGGTCCGACGGGATACGGTGCTGTACGCGCTCCCCGTAGCCACCGGCAAACGGGGGCGACCGGCCAAGTATGGCGACAAATATACCCCGGAGGTGGTTGCTCTCTTGCCGGAGGTGCGCCATTGGGTGTTCCTCTACGGCAAGTGGCAATGGGTGCGCTACCGGAGTGCTGTCTGCCTGGCTAAATTCCTTCGCGGCCATCGGGTCAGGGCCGTGTGGATGCAGTTCGAAGACGAGGATGGCGAGCTCAGTAAGCCACGCCTGCTCATCTCCACCAACAGTAAGCTGAGTGCAGACGAGGTGTTCAAGTTCTACGCACGCCGCTGGGCCATCGAAGACCTCTTCAACCAGATGAAGAACGGTTGGGGCTGGCGCGAGGCCTGGCAGCAGTCCCGCCAAGTGCTGCACCGCTGGACTCAGATCCTTTCGGCCGCCTATGCCCTGCCGCAACTGCTGAGCATGTATTGCAGCGAGCAGATGCACGGACTGCTGCAACTGACGCCATGGCGGAAAAAGGCCCCGGTGACCGCCGGCCAGATTCGCTTGGGACTACGGATGTTTTTCAGCCATGTCCGGGTTCGGGACTGGTGGAACCCGACATGCCGAAAATTCGAACCCGGTTCACCCCTTGGGAAATCGGGCAATACTGCCGATTCAGGAAAAAAGTCCAGGAAACGGAGAGAAAGGAACAATAGGGTAACTCATCCGGCACCGCCATCGTGACGGTGGCTTAACCATGAAACTCCAAACTCCAGTTATCTAAGAAACTTCTTTTAACAAAAAATATTCAACGAAAATTATTAAAATCAACAAATTAGCGAAATCCCATGAATGGCTATAAAAATAAGGCTTGCCATTCAAGACGACTGGTCATATTATAAAAATCATCATGAAACAGCGAGACGAAAACAAACAACATATTATCCGTAAGGGGCTCAAAGCATTGTACCAAAAAGGGTATAACGCGACTGGTGTGCAGGAAATAGCCAACGCCGCTGAAATCCCCAAAGGTTCTTTTTATAATTACTTCAAAAATAAAGAAGACTTCGCAGTAGAAGCTATGCGTCTTTTCACAGAGCGAGAGCTTGAGATGACGAGACAAGTTCTGTTAGATGATAGCCTGCCTCCCCTCGAAAGAGTTAAGCGACTTTATCGAAATAAAATTAAATATTTATCATCAAAAGGCGGATTCTCTCTCGGTTGTTTTCTGTGTAACATCACCTTGGAAATGGCTGATGTAAGTGAAACTATCGCCTTGGAGGCCACTAGATGCTTTAAGAAAGAATATGCACCACTTCTCACATGCCTTGAGCAGGCCCAGGAAGAGGGATCGTTGGCTGAGTCAACTGATCTAGATCTCCTGGTGAGTCTTATTCGAAACTGCTGGCTCGGTGCGCTGGTGATCATGAAAGCCAACAAATCGGCACAACCTCTGGACGAGTTTCAGACACTTCTAGATGAGATGCTCAAAAACGCAGCAATCTCATAAAAATACTTGCCCTTAGTAAACGCCTTTATTTTGTAAAATTTGTACAAACGCTTTAAAGACGACTGGTCATATTAGGCGCTTTTTTACAAGTCCTGCACACTGCGGTGAACAGGATAGAACTCAAGAACACAAAGTCGGGCAGCAACAACTAAAACCAAGACGACTGGTCATATTGAACCAGCCAAGGAGCATTCCATGAAAAACATCACGTTCAAGGCAATGATAGTCACCGAAACCGATGACAAACAATTCATCCGTGAAATCAAAGAAAAAAACATTACAGACCTTCCCGAGGGCGAGGTGTTGATCAAGGTGCATTACTCATCGCTCAACTACAAGGATGCCCTTTCAGCCTCAGGCAACAAAGGCGTCACCAGAAAATACCCCCATACTCCTGGGGTTGATGCGGCAGGCGTGGTTGTTGAGAGCAGCGACAGCACCTTTAAACCAGGCGATGAGGTGCTTGTGACCGGATATGACCTGGGTATGAATACCTCCGGAGGTTATGAGGAATATATTCGGGTTCCCGCTAACTGGGTGGTTCGTCTTCCGGAAAATTTAAGTCTTCGGGAGAGTATGATCTACGGGACCGCCGGCTTCACGGCCGCTCTCTCCTGCTACAAGCTTATCAACAATGGTGTCACACCGGGTACGGGACCAGTCCTGGTCACGGGGGCAACCGGTGGGGTTGGCAGTATCGCTGTCTCTATTCTGGTGAAAAGTGGCTACGAAGTCGTTGCGGTTAACGGCATTGTTGATGAAAAAGACTATCTACTGGGGCTCGGCGCCAAAGAAGTGATTTCCATTGAAGAGGCCAACGATAAAAGTGGTCGTCCCTTGTTAAAGCCGCGCTGGGCAGGCGCCATTGATACTGTTGCGGGCAACATTCTTGCTTCTGCTATCAAAACAACTAAGTACGGTGGCACTGTAACCTGTTGTGGCAATGTTGGATCAGCAGAACTTGTTTCATCCATTTATCCTTTCATCCTCAATGGTGTGAGCTTATTAGGCATCGATTCGGTCAATTGTCCCGTGGATCTACGATTAAAAGTTTGGAATAAAATCGCCTCAGATTGGAAACTCGACCACTTAGAAAAAATCACAACCGAGCTGCCATCTTTGGAATCCCTCGATGAAAGAATTGGCCTAATTCTTAAAGGAAAAAATAAAGGGCGGGCAATTGTAAAAATATCATGATTGTTCCATTTCCAAATTTTGGAAACCAGCCAACGTGAAAACAAAAAGGAGCTATTTGAATAATTGGATAGCTCCTTTTCCTTGGGATAGATCAAAAATTTTTAAAAATTGACGTGGCCCTGGATTATTTATAAGCAAAATCAGGGCACCATTAAGCTTATGTTTGCGGGTTGTAGGCACATTTTAGTGCAGTGCCGGAGAAAATATCACGCAATTTCAATGTGATAAAATTTTACGCGTGGTGAAAATCTCAAAATCTGTGGGCACACGCGAAGCGATATTTCAGTTGAAATACGCGAATTAACACGCTAACGTGGTGGGCAGTCATGTATCTGCGAACCACGAAACGAAAAAACAAGAACGGCACCGTTACCGAGTATCTCCAGCTCGCCCACAACGAGCGCAATCCGGAGACCAACTCCACCGTTGCCCGCATCATCCACAGCTTCGGACGCGCCGATCAGCTCGACCGTGAGGCCTTGGTGCGGCTCGCCCGATCTATAGCCAGAGTCTGCGGGGTAACCATTGTTGACCCCGCTGGTAGCGAGGAGGCTCAAGGTGGTGGACTGCCCGACGATCTTGAGATCCTGCGCACAGTGGAACTCGGCACAGTGCTGGTCATCGAAACCCTTTGGGAGCGGTTGGGTATCGGCAAAGCGCTGCGGTCTCTGCTGGACAAAGGCAAGTATGCCGTTGCCTATGACCAGGCCCTGCTGGCCATGACCGCCAATCGTCTCTGCGCACCGGAATCCAAACTCGGTGTTTGGGATCGGTGGCTGGAGCAGGTCCATCTGCCCAAATGCCAAGGCCTGAAACTGCGGCAGATGTACGAGGCGATGGATTTCCTCCACAAGCATATCGACGCGGTAGAGGAAGCAGTCTTTTTTCAGACCGCCAACTTGTTCAACCTCTCGGTTGATCTGATCTTTTACGATACGACGACGGCTTCATTCTCCATTGATTACGAGGACGAGGCCGATGAAAACGACGGTCTGCGTCAGTACGGCCACTCCAAGGAGGGCACGTGGACGCCGCAAATCGTGGTCGCCCTGGCGGTTACCCGGGAAGGGCTGCCGGTGAAAAGCTGGATTTTTCCCGGTAACACGGCGGATGTATCCACGATCAAACGCATCAGAAAGGACCTACGAGGCTGGAACCTCGGTCGAGCGCTGTTCGTGGCCGACTCGGGTATGAATTCCTCCGCTAACCGGGAAGAGCTTGCACGGGCCTGTGGCAAATACCTGCTGGCCCCCCGCATGGCGACGGTTGCCGAAATCAAGAAAGAGGTCCTGTCCCAACCCGGTCGTTTCACCACCTTCACCGACAACCTGCAAGCCAAGGAGGTTGTTATCGGCGATGGCGAGCGACGGCGGCGATACATCCTCTGCTTCAACCCAAAGGAAGCAGAGCGGCAACGAATACATCGAGAAGAGATCGTCGGCATGCTCGAAGAGGAGCTTGCCAACCATAAGGACCGTAATGCTTCTACCCAATGGGCAGTCGAACTGCTGGCCTCAAAACGATACAAGCGGTACCTGACAACAACCGAGGCCGGTAAAATTCGCCTGGACCGAGCAGCCATCACCGAGGCCAAACGCTACGACGGCAAGTGGGTGCTGGAAACCAACGATGACACCATCAGCCTTGAAGATGCGGCCCTTGGCTACAAAGGACTTTTGGTTATCGAGCGGTGTTTCCGCTCCCTCAAGCGTACCCAGATCAAAATGATGCCTATGTATCATTGGGCCGCACGGCGCATCGAAACGCATGTAAAAATCTGTGTTCTGGCGCTGCTCATAGAGCGCGTTGCGGAACGTGAGTGCGGGGAGCCCTGGTCCCGGATACGGCGCAACTTAGCCAAACTTCAAGCCACTGAGTTTCAAAACGACCAGCACAGTTTTTTTCAGATTAATTCAGCGCCGGAAGCCTGTCGTGAACTGATGAAAAAACTTGTAACTCCGCTACCGACCAAAATTTTTGGCATTAAGCCCCTTGAAAAATAAGTGCAATACCTGTGGGCACACGCCAAAATCGGCACCACCCGCCAACGCCCACCAGGCAAGGCTTTGCGGCTAGGCGTGTTCCACAACCCGTAAACCCAGGTTAAGATGGATACCGGCAGTCTCAATCTGCTCTACGCTGGCAAGACTTGAGATTCTTCCTGATTATCCTTGATGGAGTGAGTCAAAATTCAAATCAGTCATAACCTGCAGAGAGAGCTTGATTCGAAATTAAAAAAAATAGTGCGTCACCTAATTCCGAGAACGGTTCCTTCTTTTCGTAGTGTGAGATTTTTCTCGGGTGAGCGGTGGTCAAACTTCTCGCAGCTGTTTCTTGACTGTTCATTCATTTTCCCTGTTCGGTTCAATCACTGTCGGCATCCTTTTCGGTACGGTTACGTCCAAGATGTTTGGCCCGATACATGGTCTGGTCGGCGCGCGCTAGCAGTTGATCTCTTGGCTCTCCAGTGTGGCGTTGCACGACTCCCAGGCTGGCCTGGACCGAGATTTCCTCAACTCCCCACACCACGGTCTCCCGTTCAATCGTGGTTCGGATCTTTTCCGCGAGCTGCCAGGCTGCGTCGAGATTGCAGCATTTCAGTACCACCAAGAATTCCTCCCCACCCCAGCGGCAGACGATGTCGGACTCGCGCAAACAGGACTGGATCAGCCGGCTGCAGGCGATGAGTACCAGGTCGCCAGCTTGATGGCCAAAGCGGTCGTTGATCGCTTTGAAATGATCGATATCGAGGAGAATGACCGAGAGATCCAATGCGTTGCGGGTCGCCTCGCTCAACGCCTGTTGGAACAGTGTCTCGCCGGAGTGGCGGTTGAAGAGGCCGGTCAGTTTATCGGAGGTAGCCAAGCGTTCCAGGCGGCACTGGTAGTGGGAGATGGTCCGCTGGACCACTACGAGGATGATCAGGCCAATGATCAGCCCCAGGGCAAGGTTGATCAGCAGGGTGCGGCGCAGCATTTCCATTTCCGGTGCCAAGGATTGTTCGACCAGCAAATACCAACCGAGTTCCTTGACATACCGGGTATCGACGATAAAAGTTTGACCGTCGCGCTCGTAGCTAAACGAACCATGTTCCTGTTTGAGGATTGTTGGGGCGATCTCCCGCAATCCTTCGATCTGATCCAGAATTGTGGGGAGGCGGTCGTTGTTGGCGGAAAAGGTGACCATGCCCTTGGCATCGACAAAAAAGATATGTCGCCGATAGCGCTGTTCGTAGGCGGCGAGCAGTTGGGTGACCGAGGAGACCGACAAGCCGCAGCCGGTAGCACCAATGTAGTTGCCGTCGTAGTCGTGGACCTGGTGGTTGATGAAGATGGTCATGGCGTCTCTGTTGGCCATATCCCGGTCGACATTAAGCTCGTAGGGCGCATCCATTGAACGTACTCGGTAATACCAGACGTCGCGGGGTTCTTCGGGGCTGACCTGCTTGAGGATGCCCTCGGCATGGTAGTAGATATAGCTTCGGTCGGAGACAAAAAAGCTGGTGATAGTCTGGTACTTGCTCTTCACCTCGGCCAGATAGCGGGTCATCCGGCCAACATCCTGTTCTCCCGCAAGGACCCAATCACGGAGAAAGGTATCCGAGGCCATCATCGAGGCAATGAAGATCGGCCGCACCAGATCCTTTTGGATTTCCGAATAGATATTGTCACCGGTCAGGGGGAGGATAGATTCACTGAGACCCCGTTTCAGCAGGGTGACCGAGACGGTGTAGCTGACCAGGGAGGTGGCGAGGAAACCGACGATGAGCAATAGGCTGATCAGGGTGGCGAAGCGATGTTTGGCGGGCATTCGGGTTTATTGTCCTTGAGAAAGGGAAAGGCGACCTGCTTCACCCCGGAGAGGTGGGGCTGATTTTCTGGACAGAATCAGGGCTTATTTAAGGTGGATACTGGCATTTTCAATCTGTTTTTCGTAGGCAAGGTTTGAGGTTATTCCTGACAAGGAGCGATCTGGCCGACAGGCTTTTCTGTATTATCCGTCCCGGAAATACTGCTTCCTTCCTTGGGCCAATGAGTTATTAATTTGCGGACTTCTCGCCCCAGTGGTCCGTGGTCAGGCACTCTGCCAGGCATCACTACCGCGATTTATTAAACAGCAAACGAACTCGGTGAAAGCTACCCGAGAGGTTAAGCCAAACGCCAAAATTCTTCGGCTAAATTGAGTTTGTCAATCTTGAGTTTGACTATTCCTTCGATACCATACAACATGAGGGTTACCTCTATTAGGTTTTGATTATTTTTTCGAACTATAATCAAATCTGGCAATCCTTACTTTTTCGACTGAGGCTTCAGGTCAAATTGACACTATCGCATGTACGAAAAGGTGTGACATGAAAA
Coding sequences within it:
- a CDS encoding IS1634 family transposase, translating into MYLRTTKRKNKNGTVTEYLQLAHNERNPETNSTVARIIHSFGRADQLDREALVRLARSIARVCGVTIVDPAGSEEAQGGGLPDDLEILRTVELGTVLVIETLWERLGIGKALRSLLDKGKYAVAYDQALLAMTANRLCAPESKLGVWDRWLEQVHLPKCQGLKLRQMYEAMDFLHKHIDAVEEAVFFQTANLFNLSVDLIFYDTTTASFSIDYEDEADENDGLRQYGHSKEGTWTPQIVVALAVTREGLPVKSWIFPGNTADVSTIKRIRKDLRGWNLGRALFVADSGMNSSANREELARACGKYLLAPRMATVAEIKKEVLSQPGRFTTFTDNLQAKEVVIGDGERRRRYILCFNPKEAERQRIHREEIVGMLEEELANHKDRNASTQWAVELLASKRYKRYLTTTEAGKIRLDRAAITEAKRYDGKWVLETNDDTISLEDAALGYKGLLVIERCFRSLKRTQIKMMPMYHWAARRIETHVKICVLALLIERVAERECGEPWSRIRRNLAKLQATEFQNDQHSFFQINSAPEACRELMKKLVTPLPTKIFGIKPLEK
- a CDS encoding sensor domain-containing diguanylate cyclase is translated as MPAKHRFATLISLLLIVGFLATSLVSYTVSVTLLKRGLSESILPLTGDNIYSEIQKDLVRPIFIASMMASDTFLRDWVLAGEQDVGRMTRYLAEVKSKYQTITSFFVSDRSYIYYHAEGILKQVSPEEPRDVWYYRVRSMDAPYELNVDRDMANRDAMTIFINHQVHDYDGNYIGATGCGLSVSSVTQLLAAYEQRYRRHIFFVDAKGMVTFSANNDRLPTILDQIEGLREIAPTILKQEHGSFSYERDGQTFIVDTRYVKELGWYLLVEQSLAPEMEMLRRTLLINLALGLIIGLIILVVVQRTISHYQCRLERLATSDKLTGLFNRHSGETLFQQALSEATRNALDLSVILLDIDHFKAINDRFGHQAGDLVLIACSRLIQSCLRESDIVCRWGGEEFLVVLKCCNLDAAWQLAEKIRTTIERETVVWGVEEISVQASLGVVQRHTGEPRDQLLARADQTMYRAKHLGRNRTEKDADSD